A DNA window from Aureibaculum sp. 2308TA14-22 contains the following coding sequences:
- a CDS encoding FMN-binding glutamate synthase family protein, with the protein MKARELFILISIVVVIAIVSLSFLWPPILWGFVLIAPLILMGVFDMLQKHHTIRRNFPLIGRFRYVLESIRPEIMQYFVETDTEGRPLNRILRSLIYRRAKKVNDTEPFGTQMNLYHSGYEWMDHSMYAKQNPKEIGKFPRLLIGGADCKQPYSSSLLNISAMSFGSLSKNAVMALNKGAKMGNFAHNTGEGGLSPYHLKYGGDLIWQIGTGYFGCRNEDGTFNEQSFREGALKPQVKMIEIKLSQGAKPGHGGILPASKNTEEIAKIRHVKPHVAVHSPPAHSAFSNPIEFMHFIKKVRELSDGKPIGFKLCIGRKQEFMDFCEAMICTGIKPDFITVDGGEGGTGAAPVEFANSIGMPLREGLVFVDDTLRGFGLRKDIKVIVAGKIITGFHIARAIALGADGCNSARAMMLSIGCIQALQCNNNTCPVGVATQNKSLVKGLVVDDKAVRAFNYHETTIHSFLELIAAAGLDGPYDLRRKHINKRVGMYNVLTYDEIYPPVKEGSLLSLETIPESYQKYFQLTRIM; encoded by the coding sequence ATGAAAGCTCGTGAACTCTTTATATTAATAAGTATAGTAGTGGTAATTGCTATTGTAAGCCTCTCTTTTTTATGGCCTCCAATTTTATGGGGTTTTGTCCTTATTGCCCCGTTAATTTTAATGGGTGTGTTTGATATGCTTCAAAAGCATCATACTATAAGAAGAAATTTCCCCTTAATTGGCAGATTCAGATATGTGTTAGAGTCTATTAGACCTGAAATAATGCAATATTTTGTGGAAACAGATACTGAGGGCAGACCTTTAAACAGAATCTTAAGATCTTTAATATACAGACGAGCTAAAAAAGTAAATGATACAGAACCCTTTGGTACACAAATGAATTTATATCACTCGGGTTACGAATGGATGGATCATTCTATGTATGCCAAACAGAACCCTAAAGAAATTGGCAAATTCCCTAGATTGCTAATTGGTGGTGCAGATTGTAAACAACCTTATTCTTCTAGTCTATTGAATATTTCGGCAATGAGTTTTGGTTCTTTAAGTAAGAATGCGGTTATGGCGTTGAACAAGGGAGCTAAAATGGGAAATTTTGCACATAATACTGGGGAAGGTGGCTTAAGCCCTTACCATTTAAAATACGGAGGTGATTTAATTTGGCAAATTGGAACTGGATATTTTGGTTGTAGAAACGAAGATGGAACTTTTAATGAACAATCCTTTAGAGAAGGAGCATTAAAGCCTCAAGTAAAAATGATAGAAATAAAATTATCTCAAGGGGCAAAACCGGGACACGGAGGTATTTTACCAGCTTCAAAAAATACAGAAGAAATTGCTAAAATAAGACATGTAAAACCCCATGTAGCAGTTCATTCTCCTCCTGCACATTCAGCGTTTTCTAACCCAATAGAGTTTATGCACTTTATTAAAAAAGTACGTGAACTATCTGACGGCAAACCCATTGGATTTAAACTTTGCATTGGTAGAAAACAAGAATTTATGGATTTTTGCGAAGCCATGATCTGTACAGGAATTAAACCTGATTTTATTACTGTTGATGGAGGTGAAGGAGGTACTGGTGCGGCACCTGTGGAGTTTGCAAACTCCATTGGAATGCCTTTACGCGAAGGGCTGGTTTTTGTTGATGATACCTTAAGAGGGTTTGGTCTGAGGAAGGACATCAAAGTAATTGTTGCAGGTAAGATTATTACTGGTTTTCATATTGCAAGAGCCATTGCATTAGGAGCTGATGGATGTAATAGTGCAAGGGCTATGATGCTCTCAATTGGCTGCATTCAAGCGTTACAATGTAATAATAATACATGTCCAGTAGGTGTTGCTACGCAAAATAAATCATTAGTAAAAGGCTTGGTTGTAGATGATAAGGCCGTTAGGGCATTTAATTATCATGAAACCACAATTCATAGTTTTTTAGAATTAATTGCTGCCGCTGGATTAGATGGTCCTTATGATTTACGAAGAAAACACATCAATAAACGTGTAGGAATGTACAATGTACTTACTTATGATGAGATTTACCCACCTGTAAAAGAAGGGTCTTTACTTAGTTTAGAAACTATACCAGAAAGTTACCAAAAGTATTTTCAGCTTACAAGAATAATGTAA
- the folB gene encoding dihydroneopterin aldolase — MGVIKIRNIRLYAYHGCLDEEGKIGSEYRVDLTVKTDLTKSAKTDNLADTVDYVHLNKIVKQEMVVRTKLLETVADKILMKIIKEIPIVKKATVEVSKLNPPIGGNVASVTIKMSRKK, encoded by the coding sequence ATGGGAGTTATAAAAATTAGAAATATTAGACTTTATGCCTATCATGGATGCCTAGATGAAGAAGGGAAAATCGGTTCTGAATACCGTGTTGATCTGACTGTAAAAACTGACCTCACAAAATCTGCTAAAACCGATAATTTGGCTGACACCGTTGATTATGTTCATCTTAATAAAATTGTTAAACAAGAAATGGTAGTCAGAACTAAATTGTTAGAAACAGTTGCCGATAAAATTTTAATGAAAATTATTAAGGAGATTCCTATTGTTAAAAAAGCTACTGTAGAAGTCTCAAAACTCAATCCGCCAATAGGTGGAAACGTAGCCTCTGTAACCATTAAAATGTCAAGGAAAAAATAA
- a CDS encoding MBL fold metallo-hydrolase yields the protein MKVYPIQTGNFKLDGGAMFGVVPKTLWQKTNPADANNLIEMCMRSLLIEDGDRLILIDTGLGNKQSDKFFGYYHLYGDATLETSLTKLGFHKNDITDVFLTHLHFDHCGGSIQFNKDKTGYEPAFKNAKFWSNKNHWQWATEPNAREKASFLKENINPIQESGQLEFISLSENPYIKNSELNFGILFADGHTEKQMIPHINYKGQTLVFMADLLPTVGHIPLPYVMGYDTRPLLTLDEKQAFLKIAADNNFMLFLEHDAHNEICTVKHTEKGVRLNKTYTFNEIFN from the coding sequence ATGAAGGTTTACCCTATTCAGACTGGAAATTTTAAGCTAGATGGAGGAGCCATGTTTGGTGTTGTGCCAAAAACGTTATGGCAAAAAACAAATCCTGCCGATGCGAACAATCTGATTGAAATGTGTATGCGAAGTTTGTTAATTGAAGACGGAGACAGATTGATATTAATTGATACTGGTTTGGGCAACAAACAATCCGATAAGTTCTTTGGTTACTATCACTTATATGGAGATGCTACATTAGAAACTTCTTTAACAAAACTAGGCTTTCACAAAAATGATATTACGGATGTGTTTTTAACACATTTACATTTTGATCATTGTGGCGGAAGCATCCAATTTAACAAAGACAAGACAGGCTATGAACCCGCTTTTAAAAATGCTAAATTTTGGTCCAATAAAAACCATTGGCAATGGGCAACAGAACCTAATGCCAGGGAAAAAGCTTCCTTTTTAAAAGAAAACATCAATCCCATACAAGAAAGTGGGCAATTGGAGTTTATAAGTCTATCAGAGAATCCTTATATCAAAAACTCTGAATTAAATTTTGGCATTTTATTTGCAGATGGTCATACCGAAAAACAAATGATTCCACACATCAATTACAAAGGGCAAACCTTGGTTTTTATGGCAGATTTATTGCCTACAGTTGGGCATATTCCTCTGCCTTATGTTATGGGTTATGACACCAGACCTTTATTAACATTAGATGAAAAGCAAGCATTTTTAAAAATTGCGGCTGACAACAATTTTATGCTTTTTTTGGAGCATGACGCTCATAACGAAATTTGTACGGTAAAACATACAGAAAAAGGAGTGAGACTAAATAAAACATATACTTTTAATGAAATTTTTAATTAA